One part of the Streptomyces lydicus genome encodes these proteins:
- a CDS encoding S66 family peptidase, which produces MAVRYPRPLRPGDRVGITSPSSGVPKDLWPRLEVARRVVESRGYEVVVGRCMDADGHVSAPAADRAHELMSMLTDPGIRAVVPPWGGETAIDLLPLLDWDRLRAAEPTWFVGFSDISTLLTPLTLRTGTATLHGNNLMDTPYTVPDGLLSWLDIAAAPEGHRFTQVPPGRHRSTGWDDYRAHPEVRECTLDAAGRWTRLDAVGDVDVEGRLIGGCIETLCNLTGTAYLDTSAFACAEAPEGLLVYIEAVEDNAFTICRNLHGMRLAGFFDRANAVLVGRTSAPDDGSFTQHRAVLDALGPLGVPILADVECGHVPPYLPIVNGARGRVVHTANRSALTQTLD; this is translated from the coding sequence ATGGCTGTTCGCTATCCGCGCCCCCTGCGCCCTGGTGACCGGGTCGGCATCACCTCCCCGTCCAGCGGCGTGCCCAAGGACCTGTGGCCACGCCTTGAGGTGGCACGACGCGTCGTGGAGTCGCGCGGCTACGAGGTGGTCGTCGGCCGCTGTATGGACGCGGACGGCCACGTCAGCGCCCCCGCGGCCGACCGCGCGCACGAGCTCATGTCGATGCTGACGGACCCCGGCATCAGGGCCGTCGTCCCGCCGTGGGGTGGTGAGACGGCGATCGACCTGCTGCCGCTGCTCGACTGGGACCGGCTGCGGGCGGCCGAACCGACCTGGTTCGTCGGGTTCTCCGACATCTCGACGCTCCTCACGCCCCTGACCCTCCGCACCGGCACGGCGACCCTGCACGGCAACAACCTCATGGACACCCCTTACACGGTGCCCGACGGCCTGCTGTCGTGGCTCGACATCGCCGCCGCACCCGAGGGGCACCGCTTCACGCAGGTGCCACCCGGCCGCCACAGGTCAACGGGCTGGGACGACTACCGTGCCCACCCCGAGGTACGCGAGTGCACCCTCGACGCGGCCGGCAGGTGGACGCGGTTGGACGCCGTCGGTGACGTGGACGTCGAGGGGCGCTTGATCGGCGGGTGCATCGAGACCCTGTGCAACCTCACAGGAACGGCCTACCTCGACACTTCGGCCTTCGCGTGCGCCGAGGCTCCGGAAGGGCTGCTCGTCTATATCGAGGCGGTGGAGGACAACGCCTTCACCATCTGCCGGAACCTGCACGGGATGCGGCTGGCCGGATTCTTCGACCGGGCGAACGCGGTCCTCGTCGGCCGGACCTCGGCACCGGACGACGGCTCCTTCACCCAGCACCGAGCCGTGCTGGACGCCCTCGGGCCGCTCGGCGTGCCGATCCTCGCCGACGTCGAGTGCGGACACGTCCCGCCGTACCTGCCGATCGTCAACGGAGCGCGGGGCCGCGTCGTGCACACCGCCAACCGCAGCGCCCTCACCCAGACCCTGGACTGA
- a CDS encoding phosphotransferase family protein — protein MTALRSTHQLHLTDGVVTKRFTSWGHGEALREWRGLTLLHRYAPGTAPAPLTAALDAEPPEVTMSRIDGTPLRGTVVSRPALRALARALSAVHRAVPGQVVAATPTGAWHARRVDTHVRDRLARRPDGSWEPVVREALAAGKRWLACARLEAVSGADAVHPVFGLTDGNIANYLYDGDRVRLVDFEDAGRSDRAFELAEIGSHLSTWVDSTFDVDFFLGRFPLTEAESARIGHLRRLNALWWLGKLLSDNGTPRRNPPGTAERQAERVLALL, from the coding sequence ATGACCGCACTCCGCAGCACGCACCAACTCCACCTCACCGACGGCGTGGTGACCAAGCGCTTCACCTCTTGGGGGCACGGTGAGGCGCTCCGTGAGTGGCGCGGTCTCACCCTGCTGCACCGCTACGCGCCCGGCACCGCCCCGGCCCCGCTCACGGCCGCCCTCGACGCGGAACCGCCGGAGGTGACCATGTCCAGGATCGACGGGACGCCGCTGCGCGGAACGGTCGTCTCGCGGCCGGCCCTCCGTGCGCTCGCCCGGGCACTGTCCGCCGTGCACCGTGCCGTCCCCGGTCAGGTGGTCGCCGCGACCCCCACCGGCGCCTGGCACGCCCGCCGGGTCGACACCCACGTCCGCGACCGGCTGGCCCGCCGGCCGGACGGCTCCTGGGAGCCGGTGGTCAGGGAGGCACTCGCGGCGGGGAAGCGGTGGCTGGCCTGCGCGCGTCTGGAGGCGGTCTCCGGCGCGGACGCCGTCCACCCGGTTTTCGGACTGACGGACGGCAACATCGCCAACTACCTCTATGACGGGGACCGGGTACGCCTCGTGGACTTCGAGGACGCCGGCCGCAGCGACCGCGCCTTCGAGCTGGCGGAGATCGGCAGCCACCTCTCCACCTGGGTGGACAGCACCTTCGACGTGGACTTCTTCCTCGGCCGGTTCCCACTCACCGAGGCCGAGTCCGCCCGGATCGGGCATCTGCGCCGGCTCAACGCCCTGTGGTGGCTGGGCAAGCTGCTGAGCGACAACGGCACTCCCCGTCGCAACCCGCCCGGCACCGCCGAGCGGCAGGCGGAGCGGGTGCTCGCCCTGCTGTGA
- a CDS encoding dienelactone hydrolase family protein, whose translation MTAVHGEYLDISTPDGVADAFLAHPDDGRPHPGVLLYMDAFGLRPSLEEMAKRLAGHGYTVLTPNVLYRAGRAPLVDLPDFIDADRVPAIFEKLIPLILALTPELAMRDAGAYLDWLAASPLVSDGPVGATGYCMGGVLAVRTAAAHPDRIAAAAAFHAGFLATDAEDSAHRLVGPITAELYFGHADQDSSLPPEQIAALETALDSAGVRHRTEVYEGAEHGYTQVGTSAYNEEASERHWQALLDLLARNLRP comes from the coding sequence ATGACCGCAGTGCACGGCGAATATCTGGACATCTCCACCCCGGACGGCGTGGCCGACGCCTTCCTCGCCCACCCCGACGACGGCCGGCCGCACCCCGGTGTCCTGCTGTACATGGATGCCTTCGGGCTGCGCCCCTCGTTGGAGGAGATGGCCAAGCGCCTGGCCGGACACGGCTACACGGTGCTGACGCCCAATGTCCTGTACCGCGCCGGGCGCGCCCCGCTGGTGGACCTGCCGGACTTCATCGACGCCGACCGGGTGCCGGCGATCTTCGAGAAGCTCATCCCGCTGATCCTGGCGCTGACGCCCGAGTTGGCCATGCGGGACGCGGGCGCCTACCTCGACTGGCTGGCCGCCTCTCCGCTGGTCTCCGACGGTCCGGTGGGCGCCACCGGTTACTGCATGGGCGGTGTCCTCGCGGTCCGTACGGCCGCGGCTCACCCCGACCGGATCGCGGCCGCGGCCGCCTTCCACGCCGGCTTCCTGGCGACCGACGCGGAGGACAGCGCGCACCGCCTCGTCGGCCCCATCACGGCGGAGCTGTACTTCGGCCACGCCGACCAGGACTCGTCGCTTCCGCCCGAGCAGATAGCGGCCCTGGAAACGGCCCTGGACAGCGCGGGCGTGCGCCACCGCACCGAGGTCTACGAGGGCGCCGAGCACGGCTACACCCAGGTCGGCACCTCCGCCTACAACGAGGAGGCCAGCGAACGCCATTGGCAGGCCCTGCTCGACCTCCTCGCGCGCAACCTTCGCCCCTGA
- a CDS encoding sensor histidine kinase, with product MRLSTRIALVVGLVVPLLVAASGWLLVALVAKDLRTQADQRLTERAQSVAVAARGVLRASSHGRPHAEQARRQKLFTAALDVGVRLAGPGGTVLDGPQPDVSVPLPARTGRPATVHAHGDSWRVLAVPVTGGGAGARGMLWLFSPDTAREAQIGLVRRRVLTVALLAAVPSGAAAWLLAARAARPLRRLQQATSGLDPHTSVARLDHLPTRITEVDDLARTLQTFLARYDEQAARTAEALAAARSFSAAASHELRTPLMSMQTNLDILDAFQDLDPTDRAETVDDLRREHARLLGLLVMLRALGQGDLVEADAFELIDLAELADEAAADARRRNPAAEVTVDSSPGLTIHGWRPGLRSLVDNLVTNALVHGRPAAGGAGQVRIALHAAGPTGPGESRTPAAARHVVLCVDDRGPGIPPEHREVVFQRFHRGRDSTGSGLGLTLVAQQAALHRARLRVLDGPDGRGARFEVAFPAATPDRPRPAQLPAHRDWLAEPVERPQGFHKERL from the coding sequence ATGAGGCTCTCCACCCGCATCGCGCTCGTCGTCGGACTCGTGGTGCCCCTGCTGGTGGCCGCCTCCGGCTGGCTGCTGGTGGCACTGGTGGCCAAGGACCTGCGCACCCAGGCCGACCAGCGCCTCACCGAACGCGCACAGAGCGTCGCGGTCGCCGCGCGCGGCGTGCTGCGGGCCTCCTCGCACGGCCGCCCGCACGCCGAACAGGCCCGGCGGCAGAAGCTGTTCACCGCTGCCCTCGATGTCGGGGTCCGGCTGGCCGGCCCCGGCGGCACCGTCCTCGACGGCCCGCAGCCCGATGTGTCGGTACCGCTGCCGGCCCGCACCGGCCGCCCGGCAACCGTGCACGCGCACGGCGACAGCTGGCGGGTACTGGCCGTTCCGGTCACCGGCGGCGGGGCCGGCGCGCGCGGAATGCTGTGGCTCTTCTCCCCGGACACCGCGCGTGAGGCGCAGATCGGGCTGGTGCGCCGCAGGGTCCTCACCGTCGCCCTGCTCGCCGCCGTACCGTCGGGCGCCGCGGCCTGGCTCCTCGCCGCGCGCGCCGCCCGGCCGCTGCGGCGTCTGCAGCAGGCCACCAGCGGACTCGACCCGCACACCAGCGTGGCCCGCCTGGACCACCTCCCCACCCGGATCACCGAGGTCGACGACCTCGCCCGGACGCTGCAGACCTTCCTGGCCCGCTACGACGAACAAGCCGCCCGGACCGCCGAGGCGCTGGCCGCCGCACGCTCCTTCTCCGCCGCCGCGTCCCACGAACTGCGCACGCCCCTGATGAGCATGCAGACCAACCTCGACATCCTCGACGCGTTCCAGGACCTCGACCCCACCGACCGGGCCGAGACGGTGGACGATCTGCGCCGTGAACACGCCCGTCTGCTGGGCCTGTTGGTGATGCTCAGGGCGCTCGGCCAGGGCGATCTCGTCGAGGCGGACGCCTTTGAGCTGATCGACCTCGCCGAACTCGCCGACGAGGCCGCCGCGGACGCCCGCCGCCGGAACCCCGCGGCCGAAGTGACCGTCGACAGCAGCCCCGGCCTGACGATCCATGGCTGGCGCCCCGGTCTGCGCTCCCTGGTGGACAACCTCGTGACGAACGCCCTGGTCCACGGCCGGCCCGCGGCGGGAGGGGCCGGCCAGGTGCGGATCGCGCTGCACGCCGCCGGGCCGACGGGGCCGGGGGAGTCACGGACACCGGCGGCGGCCCGCCACGTCGTGCTGTGCGTCGACGACCGCGGCCCCGGCATCCCGCCGGAGCACCGGGAGGTGGTCTTCCAGCGGTTCCACCGCGGCCGGGACAGCACCGGATCCGGCCTGGGCCTCACCCTCGTCGCCCAGCAGGCCGCCCTGCACCGGGCGCGGCTGCGCGTCCTGGACGGCCCGGACGGCCGGGGCGCCCGCTTCGAGGTCGCCTTCCCCGCGGCGACCCCGGACCGGCCGCGGCCGGCGCAACTGCCCGCTCACCGGGACTGGCTGGCCGAGCCCGTCGAACGGCCACAAGGTTTCCACAAGGAGCGCCTCTAA
- a CDS encoding response regulator transcription factor: protein MTGPLSTGRVLLVDDDAAIRRSLGRGLRLNGFTVSLADGGRDALERLTHTPPDVMVLDISMPDLDGITVCRRLREDGNDIPVLMLSALDEVADRVAGLQAGGDDYLVKPFALDELVLRLHALLRRRPPAATDTVRVGGLLLDPTAHRACLDDQELSLTRREFALLEVLARNAGQVLTRDQLLERVWGYDFDVRTDAVDTFVSYLRRKLEAGGRDRIVHTVRGVGFVLRDDGGPAAGAGGSAR, encoded by the coding sequence ATGACGGGACCGCTCAGCACCGGCCGGGTTCTGCTGGTGGACGACGACGCGGCGATCCGGCGGTCGCTCGGGCGCGGACTGCGGCTCAACGGCTTCACGGTGAGTCTGGCGGACGGCGGCCGGGACGCGCTGGAACGGCTGACGCACACACCACCGGACGTCATGGTCCTCGACATCTCGATGCCCGACCTCGACGGCATCACGGTGTGCCGGCGGCTGCGCGAGGACGGCAACGACATACCGGTCCTCATGCTCTCCGCCCTCGACGAGGTCGCCGACCGGGTCGCCGGCCTCCAGGCGGGCGGCGACGACTACCTCGTCAAGCCGTTCGCCCTCGACGAGCTGGTGCTGCGCCTGCACGCCCTGCTGCGCCGCCGCCCGCCCGCCGCCACCGACACGGTGCGCGTCGGCGGCCTGCTGCTCGACCCGACGGCCCACCGGGCGTGCCTCGACGACCAGGAGCTGTCCCTCACCCGGCGCGAGTTCGCGCTGCTGGAGGTGCTGGCCCGCAACGCCGGTCAGGTCCTGACCCGCGACCAGCTCCTGGAACGGGTCTGGGGCTACGACTTCGACGTACGGACCGACGCCGTCGACACCTTCGTCAGCTATCTGCGGCGCAAGCTGGAGGCCGGCGGACGTGACCGGATCGTCCACACCGTGCGCGGCGTGGGCTTCGTCCTCCGCGACGACGGCGGCCCCGCGGCCGGGGCGGGGGGCTCGGCGCGATGA
- the gntA gene encoding guanitoxin biosynthesis heme-dependent pre-guanitoxin N-hydroxylase GntA, giving the protein MNTERETAVRAELEEFIQTREFSCLGARAALKRDSITHRHYRRMGEASSAAENHRDLVEYVRTVRPLLSDQSFRTFVATFDEPGTVDELAYEGLIWQHLQLMHDLDSRSFGLDKGATSDPALPNFGFHTGGHAFFVVGMHPGASRASRRFSASAIAFNSLAQFVLLGEKFYSMQGAIRRRENKNNGSVNPSFTEYEYEQPARHFSGRFTEEDWQCPYASRHEPATEDFTAGLMGHGR; this is encoded by the coding sequence ATGAACACCGAACGTGAGACCGCCGTCCGCGCCGAGCTCGAAGAATTCATCCAGACCCGGGAATTCAGCTGCCTGGGGGCGCGTGCCGCACTGAAACGCGACAGCATCACGCACCGGCATTACCGAAGAATGGGTGAGGCGTCCTCGGCCGCCGAGAACCACCGTGATCTCGTCGAGTACGTCCGTACCGTACGGCCCCTGCTCTCGGACCAGAGTTTCCGTACCTTCGTGGCGACGTTCGACGAGCCCGGCACGGTGGATGAACTCGCCTACGAGGGGCTGATATGGCAGCACCTGCAGCTCATGCACGACCTCGACAGCCGGAGTTTCGGGCTGGACAAGGGCGCGACGTCGGACCCCGCCCTGCCCAACTTCGGGTTTCACACCGGCGGGCACGCGTTCTTCGTCGTGGGGATGCACCCCGGTGCGTCCCGGGCGAGCCGCCGCTTCTCCGCGTCGGCGATCGCTTTCAATTCGCTGGCGCAGTTCGTGCTTCTCGGGGAGAAGTTCTACTCGATGCAGGGCGCGATCCGCCGGCGCGAGAACAAGAACAACGGGTCGGTGAATCCGAGTTTCACGGAGTACGAGTACGAGCAGCCGGCGCGGCACTTCTCCGGCCGGTTCACGGAGGAGGACTGGCAGTGCCCGTACGCCTCGCGGCACGAGCCGGCCACCGAGGACTTCACGGCGGGGCTGATGGGGCACGGGCGGTAG
- a CDS encoding ABC transporter permease, whose amino-acid sequence MRAAARWTRAHLRAHRPAAVLIVLATAGITISLLLATALFAYATDPWQRVFTQSSGAHVWIHTKAGAPAGSLAALDEVRAASGPFPTVRATAGLQPGGARATLELRGTSRLPATAAPQVVAGRWLDGRADAGATRGIVLDTSVAHAIWAKPGDSLALSGFTAPLRVVGIADSAEVPFRAGETPGVGWVLPRTLAASGAGQDQHGRTIGLRLGNPADTDYVVQRAVTRLGADQITDVSTWRQARADAAGDNSLLARLLGLFGLGALFAAALAVGGAISSRIRGHLRDISVLKAIGFTPGQVVRMFLALHLGFALLGVTLGALVTQFLGPLAPGRIGEATAVWRQLPEHTWLPLAICGGVVAFIGSATCLTAWRAGRVPPVPVARAAAATAGRPSALTRRALGLKIPPALVLGWRGAFHRPLRSSAAVARLAVPLLLITIALGAWTTVDRFTARPESVGLAAALTARSDTLDDPAVRQLLAGKSQLTAYPGAEVQALVPGQTGTITLRGLGTLARPYPFAVAEGRAVRGPDEAVAGQGLLELLDAHVGDWVRMTVAGRPHVLHIVGRSIETADAGRVISTTLDTLRDGDTATPTPQPPRPDFYNLVLRHGTDPAAVRDALTEASGGRLEVRQVPNPAEQLATVRAVAAGLIAVLTLIGLAELATTVGTAVRDRGRDLLALRAVGLTPRQITAVIVSATAFVTLAAALAGTVLGVLASRWLIDLQGDASGWGTGIAQRPALGVLALVIALAVTVSAAASALPAARAARRRLADSASAVR is encoded by the coding sequence GTGCGAGCGGCCGCCCGCTGGACCCGGGCACACCTGCGCGCACACCGCCCCGCGGCCGTGCTCATCGTGCTGGCCACGGCCGGCATCACCATCTCCCTGCTGCTGGCCACCGCCCTCTTCGCGTACGCCACCGACCCCTGGCAGCGGGTCTTCACCCAGTCCTCCGGCGCCCACGTCTGGATCCACACCAAGGCCGGCGCGCCGGCCGGCTCGCTCGCCGCACTGGACGAGGTACGCGCCGCCTCCGGCCCGTTCCCCACGGTCCGCGCGACGGCCGGCCTCCAGCCCGGCGGTGCCCGGGCCACCCTCGAACTGCGCGGCACATCCCGGCTCCCGGCCACCGCCGCCCCGCAGGTCGTCGCCGGCCGCTGGCTCGACGGCCGGGCCGACGCCGGCGCCACCCGGGGCATCGTCCTCGACACCTCGGTGGCCCATGCAATCTGGGCGAAACCGGGCGATTCCCTGGCGCTGAGCGGCTTCACCGCCCCCCTGCGGGTCGTCGGCATCGCGGACTCCGCCGAAGTCCCCTTCCGCGCGGGGGAGACCCCCGGCGTCGGCTGGGTGCTGCCCCGGACCCTCGCCGCCTCCGGCGCCGGCCAGGACCAGCACGGCCGCACCATCGGCCTCCGGCTCGGCAATCCCGCGGACACCGACTACGTCGTCCAGCGGGCCGTCACCCGGCTCGGCGCCGACCAGATCACCGATGTCTCCACCTGGCGCCAGGCCCGCGCCGACGCCGCCGGCGACAACAGCCTGCTCGCCCGGCTTCTCGGCCTCTTCGGGCTCGGCGCGCTGTTCGCCGCGGCGCTGGCGGTGGGCGGCGCCATCAGCAGCAGGATCCGCGGCCACCTCCGCGACATCTCCGTCCTCAAGGCCATCGGCTTCACCCCCGGCCAGGTCGTCCGCATGTTCCTCGCCCTGCACCTCGGCTTCGCGCTGCTGGGCGTCACCCTCGGCGCGCTCGTCACCCAGTTCCTCGGCCCCCTGGCGCCCGGCCGGATCGGCGAGGCGACGGCCGTGTGGCGGCAACTCCCCGAGCACACCTGGCTGCCCCTGGCCATCTGCGGCGGCGTGGTGGCCTTCATCGGCTCGGCGACCTGCCTCACCGCCTGGCGCGCCGGACGGGTGCCGCCGGTCCCGGTCGCCCGCGCGGCCGCTGCCACCGCCGGCCGGCCCTCCGCCCTGACCCGGCGCGCCCTCGGCCTCAAGATCCCACCGGCCCTCGTCCTCGGCTGGCGCGGCGCCTTCCACCGCCCGCTGCGTTCCTCGGCGGCGGTGGCCCGCCTGGCCGTGCCCCTGCTGCTCATCACCATCGCCCTGGGCGCCTGGACCACGGTGGACCGCTTCACCGCCCGCCCCGAAAGCGTCGGCCTGGCCGCGGCCCTCACCGCCCGCTCCGACACCCTCGACGACCCTGCCGTACGCCAACTCCTCGCCGGGAAAAGCCAGTTGACCGCCTACCCGGGTGCCGAGGTACAGGCCCTCGTCCCCGGCCAGACCGGCACCATCACCCTGCGCGGGCTCGGCACCCTGGCCCGCCCCTATCCCTTCGCCGTCGCCGAGGGCCGCGCCGTGCGCGGCCCCGACGAGGCGGTCGCCGGGCAGGGCCTGCTGGAGCTGCTCGACGCACACGTCGGCGACTGGGTACGGATGACCGTCGCCGGCCGGCCGCACGTCCTGCACATCGTCGGCCGGAGCATCGAGACCGCCGACGCCGGCCGCGTCATCTCCACCACCCTGGACACCCTGCGCGACGGGGACACCGCCACCCCGACCCCGCAACCGCCCCGCCCCGACTTCTACAACCTGGTCCTGCGCCACGGCACCGACCCCGCCGCCGTACGCGACGCCCTCACCGAAGCGTCCGGCGGCCGGCTCGAGGTGCGCCAGGTCCCCAACCCCGCCGAGCAGCTCGCGACGGTCCGCGCCGTCGCCGCCGGCCTGATCGCGGTGCTCACGCTGATCGGACTCGCGGAACTGGCCACGACCGTCGGCACCGCGGTCCGCGACCGCGGCCGCGACCTGCTCGCGCTCCGGGCGGTCGGCCTCACCCCGCGCCAGATCACCGCCGTGATCGTCTCGGCCACCGCCTTCGTCACCCTGGCCGCCGCCCTGGCCGGTACGGTGCTGGGCGTCCTCGCCTCCCGGTGGCTGATCGACCTCCAGGGCGACGCGAGCGGCTGGGGCACCGGCATCGCACAGCGCCCGGCCCTCGGCGTGCTGGCGCTGGTCATCGCCCTCGCGGTGACGGTCTCCGCCGCGGCCTCGGCCCTGCCGGCCGCCCGCGCCGCCCGCCGCCGGCTGGCGGACTCGGCGTCGGCCGTGCGCTGA
- a CDS encoding ABC transporter ATP-binding protein, with protein sequence MNRDEPSAPILRAAGLVKTHRPEGAAPVHAVRGVDLTVARGEFVAVTGPSGAGKSTLLHLLGGLDRPDSGALWVDGRQVDAYSEARWAELRRHHIGIVFQFFNLVSNLSVADNVELPALLAGRSPRQARTARTELLDELGLTGKENCTPGELSGGEQQRVALARALVNSPSLLLADEPAGSLDSKGTREVLRLLARFHRRGQTILLVTHDARIASAADRVISFFDGRVRDDAHLGSVPDRPAAGVSDVLKLKG encoded by the coding sequence ATGAACCGGGACGAGCCGTCCGCCCCGATACTGCGGGCAGCCGGCCTGGTCAAGACCCACCGGCCCGAGGGCGCCGCCCCCGTCCACGCCGTACGCGGCGTCGACCTGACCGTCGCGCGCGGCGAGTTCGTCGCCGTCACCGGACCGTCCGGCGCCGGCAAGTCCACCCTCCTGCACCTCCTCGGCGGCCTCGACCGCCCCGACAGCGGCGCCCTCTGGGTGGACGGCCGCCAGGTCGACGCCTACAGCGAGGCCCGCTGGGCGGAGCTGCGCCGCCACCACATCGGCATCGTCTTCCAGTTCTTCAACCTGGTCTCCAACCTCTCCGTCGCCGACAACGTCGAACTCCCCGCGCTGCTGGCCGGCCGGTCGCCCCGGCAGGCCCGCACCGCCCGCACCGAACTGCTCGACGAGCTGGGCCTGACCGGCAAGGAGAACTGCACCCCCGGTGAGCTCTCCGGCGGCGAACAGCAGCGCGTGGCCCTGGCCCGTGCCCTGGTCAACAGCCCCAGCCTGCTGCTCGCCGACGAACCCGCCGGCAGCCTGGACAGCAAGGGCACCCGCGAGGTGCTGCGGCTGCTCGCCCGCTTCCACCGGCGCGGCCAGACCATCCTGCTGGTCACCCACGACGCCCGGATCGCCAGTGCCGCGGACCGCGTGATCAGCTTCTTCGACGGCCGGGTCCGCGACGACGCCCACCTCGGCAGCGTCCCCGACCGCCCCGCGGCCGGCGTCTCCGACGTCCTCAAGCTCAAGGGCTGA
- a CDS encoding PadR family transcriptional regulator: MRLPLLALLVGGPAHGYELKQALENLLGAAYPQPNVGQIYVTLNRLEKAALIEGEDVEQSDRPNKRIYRITDAGRETVDAWFEETTAEPRVRDEFFMKLALAPHTGTADQITLINKQRRQYLNTMRDLSKLAASEDRDNRVAQLLIEGAMLHLQADLDWLERCQEELE; encoded by the coding sequence GTGCGGCTGCCACTCCTGGCCCTGCTGGTCGGCGGACCCGCGCACGGTTACGAACTCAAACAGGCCCTTGAGAACCTCCTCGGCGCGGCATACCCTCAGCCGAACGTCGGCCAGATCTACGTCACCCTGAACAGGCTGGAGAAGGCGGCCCTGATCGAGGGGGAGGACGTCGAGCAGTCGGACCGGCCCAACAAGCGCATCTACCGGATCACCGACGCGGGGCGGGAGACGGTGGACGCGTGGTTCGAGGAGACCACCGCCGAACCACGGGTGCGGGACGAATTCTTCATGAAGCTCGCCCTCGCCCCCCACACCGGGACCGCGGACCAGATCACCCTGATCAACAAGCAGCGCCGCCAGTACCTCAACACCATGCGCGACCTGTCCAAACTCGCCGCGAGCGAGGACCGGGACAACCGCGTCGCGCAGCTGCTGATCGAGGGCGCGATGCTGCACCTGCAGGCGGATCTCGACTGGCTGGAGCGCTGTCAGGAGGAATTGGAATGA
- a CDS encoding ABC transporter substrate-binding protein: MRWKRAAGRALLVLSLLFAGSAGAQAGEPAGGSDGRGPITLVTGGDLTGYLRGVLDGWNIRHPREKVTLVELPDAADEVRAQMVTELRAHSDRFDVLNIDVAWTSEFAAAGWIRPVDGRQFPLDRFLPPVVDTATFRGRLYAVPYVTNAGLLYYRKDVLDREGVRPPRTWAELRHLAKTVAPKYGLDGYAGQFLPYEGLTANVVEAVQSAGGSVLAGEGARVTVDSPAARRGLSFLLDGVREGWIPARALSYKEEESRKSFQDGRLLFLRNWPYAYALAGSRSSKVAGKFGAVPLPGPDGPGSSALGGSNLAVNAHSRHPRTAAELISYLTSEPVQRRVLTEGALPPVWAGVYTDPRLVRRFPYLPTLKRAVLTARPRLKSPRYDQVSLAVQAVMHDALLHRRSTDATVARLKRELTALVGRG; the protein is encoded by the coding sequence ATGCGGTGGAAGCGTGCCGCGGGAAGGGCTCTGCTGGTCCTGTCGCTGCTCTTCGCGGGCAGTGCGGGCGCCCAGGCCGGCGAGCCGGCCGGCGGTTCGGACGGCCGGGGGCCGATCACGCTCGTCACGGGCGGCGACCTCACCGGCTACCTGCGCGGCGTCCTCGACGGCTGGAACATCCGGCACCCGCGCGAGAAGGTCACGCTGGTCGAGCTGCCGGACGCGGCCGACGAGGTGCGGGCCCAGATGGTCACCGAGCTGCGCGCGCACAGCGACCGCTTCGACGTGCTGAACATCGATGTGGCCTGGACGTCGGAGTTCGCGGCGGCGGGCTGGATCCGGCCGGTGGACGGCCGGCAGTTCCCGCTGGACCGCTTCCTGCCTCCCGTGGTGGACACCGCCACCTTCCGGGGCCGGCTGTACGCGGTCCCGTACGTGACCAATGCCGGGCTGCTCTACTACCGCAAGGACGTGCTCGACCGGGAGGGTGTGCGCCCGCCGCGCACCTGGGCCGAGTTGCGGCACCTGGCGAAGACGGTCGCGCCCAAGTACGGACTGGACGGCTACGCGGGCCAGTTCCTGCCGTACGAGGGGCTGACCGCCAATGTCGTCGAGGCCGTGCAGTCGGCGGGCGGTTCGGTGCTCGCCGGTGAGGGCGCCCGGGTGACGGTGGACTCCCCCGCCGCCCGCCGGGGCCTGTCCTTCCTGCTCGACGGGGTGCGCGAGGGGTGGATTCCCGCGCGGGCCCTTTCGTACAAGGAGGAGGAGTCCCGGAAGTCCTTCCAGGACGGCCGGCTGCTGTTCCTGCGGAACTGGCCGTACGCGTACGCGCTGGCCGGATCGCGTTCGTCGAAGGTGGCGGGGAAGTTCGGGGCGGTGCCGCTGCCGGGCCCGGACGGGCCGGGCTCCAGTGCGCTGGGCGGCTCCAACCTGGCGGTCAACGCGCACTCCCGGCACCCCAGGACGGCCGCCGAGCTGATCTCCTATCTGACGTCCGAGCCGGTGCAGCGCCGGGTGCTCACCGAGGGGGCGCTGCCTCCGGTGTGGGCCGGGGTGTACACCGATCCGCGGCTGGTGCGGCGGTTCCCGTACCTGCCGACGCTCAAGCGGGCGGTGCTGACGGCCCGGCCGCGCCTCAAGAGCCCGCGGTACGACCAGGTGAGCCTCGCGGTGCAGGCGGTCATGCATGACGCGCTGCTGCACCGGCGGAGCACGGACGCCACGGTGGCGCGGCTGAAGCGCGAGCTGACCGCCCTCGTCGGCCGCGGCTGA